TGATGCGTGTCTTTCCGCACTTGCTTGTGGGCGGAGTGCAGGATGTGTGCCAGTTCTTCTTCGGTGAGAAAGCAGCCTTCGTTTGCCAGTGCTGCAAGGAAAGCCTTTTGGGCTTTTGCGTCCGGTTCTATCGAAGTCAGGTGTTTGCGTACGTGTTCCGTCAGGGCTTTTTCGTCTATCGGCGTTCCTTTCATTTCCATATAGAAAGCAATGTCCGTTACAATCGCTTTCTGATAGCTTTTCAATACGCCTTTTGCCATGAAGAAGTCGAATGCCGGAATCGCTTGCCCTCCGTGCTGCTCGTTCTGGTTGGTCTGGAAGATAATGGTAGCCAGTGTGGCATAGCTTTGGATAGACTGGGGCGTGCGGATGCTTCCGTTCTTGGTATGGAACCCCCGTTCGAACAGGTCATCCAAGTCATATTGGATACACGTGGTGGTTTTGGTGGGATAATAATCCAGGTCATGAATATGGATATCCCCCATGCGGTGCGCTTCGGCATATTGCTTGGGCAGCAGGTATTTGTACGTGTAGTCTTTGGTGACTTCCGAGGCGAAGGTCATCATCTGTCCGGCAGGCGTATGGCTCGACATGTTGGCGTTGCTCAGGTTCACGTCGTTCTTGTCTATTGCCACGATGCCGTCCATGATGTGTTTCATCTGTGTCTTGCGCTCGCGTTCGGTATTGCGCCACTGGCGGTAGATGATGTATTTCTTCGCTACTTCGGGCTGCACTTTCATCAGTTCGTTTTCTACGAGGTCTTGTATTTCTTCTACTCCCAATGTCGGATGGGTGAAGTGTGCGATGACCCGGCGGGTAATTTCCTCGATAAGCTGTTCCTGTTTTTCCAGTCCGGTGGCTTGGAATGCTTTCCCGATAGCGTTCGAGATTTTGGATGCCGAAAAGCTTTCTTGCTTTCCGTCCCGTTTAATGATGCAAATGTCTGCTGCGTTCATACGTGTTGCTTTTATAAGGGGTTGAACAAACAGTTGCAAAGGTAATGATTTGGATGATAATTCAAAATTCAGAATCTTCGTTGTTGTCTAAATTGGATAACTTCGAAAAATAAAAACGGCGTTATATATACGTGTAACGCCGTTTTATGGATAACTTAATTTATAATTGGATTCTTCTGTTTGAAAATTGAAGAATGTTTATATTAGGAAAGCCCTACCGGTTCCAGCCCCATTTCCTTGGCTTTCTCCAGCATAAACCGGAAGGCGGCATCGTGCTCGTTGGGGATGGCGCCGTCCAGGATAGCGTCTTTAATGGCACTCTTTAAGTCGCCGATTTCACGGCAGGGATGCAAGTTGAAGACCTGCATGATTTCCTTTCCGTCTACCGGAGGCTGGAAATTACGGATGCGGTCTTTCTCTTCCAGGTCTTTCAGCTTTTGGCGCACCAGCTTGAAGTTGTCCAGAAAACGTTGCTTGCGTGCCTCGTTTTTCGAGGTAATGTCCGCTTCGCAGAGTGCCATGAGGTCGTCTATGTCGTCTCCGGCTTCGAACAGCAGGCGGCGTACCGCCGAGTCGGTCACCTCGTCATCGGCAATGACAATGGGGCGCATGTGAAGCCCTACCAGCTTTTGGACGTATTTCATCTTTTCGTTCATGGGCAGTTTCATGCGCCGGAATATTTCGGGCACCATTTTTTCTCCTATGTAATTATGGTTATGGAAGGTCCATCCCAGGCGAGGGTCCCAGCGTTTGGTGCGCGGTTTGCCGATGTCGTGCAACAAGGTCGCCCACCGCAGCCAGAGGTTGTCTGATACTTTCGCGATGTTGTCCACCACTTCCAGCGTGTGGTAGAAATTATCCTTATGCCCTCGTCCGTTGCGCACTTCTACGCCTTGCAGGGCGGTCAGTTCGGGAAATATCAGTTCCAGCAGCCCGCAGCGGTCAAGGTCGACAAATCCTTTCGAAGGGATGGGCGAGAGCAGGATTTTGTTCAGTTCGTCTTTGATGCGTTCGTACGAGATGATTTTAATCCGTTCCCGGTTGCGCTCCAGCGCGTTGAATGTTTCGTCTTCGATGTAAAAGTTCAGCTGGGTGGCAAACCGGATGCAGCGCAGCATGCGCAAGGGGTCGTCGCTGAACGTGATGTCGGGGTCGAGCGGCGTGCGGATAATGCCTTGCTTCAAGTCGTCCAGTCCGCCGAACGGGTCAATCAGTTCGCCGAACCGGGCTTTGTTCATGCATACCGCCAGGGCGTTGATGGTAAAGTCGCGCCGGTTCTGGTCGTCTTCCAGTGTTCCGTCCTCTACGACAGGCTTGCGGCTGTCGTGGCTGTACGATTCTTTCCGTGCCCCTACGAATTCCACTTCGGTATCGAAGAATTTTACTTGCGCGGTGCCGAAATTATGGAATACCGACACGTGCGCCTTCGGTCCCAGGCGTTTCCCCAAGGCTTCTGCCGTCTGGATGCCGCTTCCTACTACGACCACATCGATGTCTTTCGACGGGCGGTTGAGGAAAATA
The Phocaeicola salanitronis DSM 18170 genome window above contains:
- a CDS encoding CCA tRNA nucleotidyltransferase gives rise to the protein MNLKEHFTGKIFSLISQTADELGLECYVVGGYVRDIFLNRPSKDIDVVVVGSGIQTAEALGKRLGPKAHVSVFHNFGTAQVKFFDTEVEFVGARKESYSHDSRKPVVEDGTLEDDQNRRDFTINALAVCMNKARFGELIDPFGGLDDLKQGIIRTPLDPDITFSDDPLRMLRCIRFATQLNFYIEDETFNALERNRERIKIISYERIKDELNKILLSPIPSKGFVDLDRCGLLELIFPELTALQGVEVRNGRGHKDNFYHTLEVVDNIAKVSDNLWLRWATLLHDIGKPRTKRWDPRLGWTFHNHNYIGEKMVPEIFRRMKLPMNEKMKYVQKLVGLHMRPIVIADDEVTDSAVRRLLFEAGDDIDDLMALCEADITSKNEARKQRFLDNFKLVRQKLKDLEEKDRIRNFQPPVDGKEIMQVFNLHPCREIGDLKSAIKDAILDGAIPNEHDAAFRFMLEKAKEMGLEPVGLS